The following proteins are co-located in the Hevea brasiliensis isolate MT/VB/25A 57/8 chromosome 11, ASM3005281v1, whole genome shotgun sequence genome:
- the LOC131170331 gene encoding uncharacterized protein LOC131170331 codes for MVNNNRSIKDHAFASFEDFRPIITRPRVEANNFELKPSLCQIVQQSQFGGGPIASPHVHLTHFLEISDMLKINGVLDDAIRPKDDESLYEAWERYKDLQRRCPHHGIPKWMLVQHFYNGVSPAIRGIIDASSGGDLMEKLEDEAYSALNKIAYNNYQWSYERNEMKKPSASVYELGAMSMFNAKFDALTRKMDKLSMKVDSSIRGSSYIEDVGAGNMHCINDFPSYGQEFGNEQVDFVGNYNQKLNFLTTQQKQREVIQQLTSRIDQLATHNRMLENQIAQQVSSSSKVHGKLPSQLENPREHCKEAILRSGKIVGDEKKDEVEEEKKKEDEDKNESISNHDEVNEEANKKKEVEKEEEEKYVFPPPYKPPLPYPQRFQKAKLDKQFGKFLKVLKKLYINIPFTDAISQMPSYAKFLKEILSNKRRLKEYETVALTKECSALLQNKLPPKLKD; via the exons ATGGTAAACAACAACAGATCAATTAAGGATCATGCTTTTGCTAGTTTTGAAGATTTTAGACCAATTATTACAAGGCCTAGAGTAGAAGCGAATAACTTTGAGTTGAAGCCCTCACTTTGTCAAATAGTTCAACAATCACAGTTTGGGGGAGGTCCTATTGCGAGTCCACATGTGCACCTTAcacattttcttgaaattagtgacatgctgaagataaatggagtgttAGATGATGCCATCCG ACCAAAGGATGATGAGAGTCTCTATGAAGCTTGGGAGAGATACAAGGATcttcaaaggagatgtccacatcatggaatcCCTAAATGGATGCTAGTTCAACATTTCTACAATGGTGTTTCTCCAGCAATTAGAGgtataattgatgcatcttcaggaggtgatctaatggagaaattaGAAGATGAAGCTTATTCGGCATTGAATAAAATTGCTTACAACAATTATCAATGGAGTtatgaaagaaatgaaatgaagaagCCATCAGCTAGTGTGTATGAGTTAGGCGCCATGAGTatgttcaatgccaaatttgatgctttgACGAGAAAAATGGATAAGTTAAGCATGAAGGTTGATTCTTCGATTAGAGGATCTAGTTATATAGAAGATGTTGGTGCAGGAAATATGCATTGTATTAATGATTTTCCTTCCTATGGGCAAGAGTTTGGAAATGAGCAAGTTGATTTTGTTGGGAATTATAATCAGAAACTA AATTTCTTAACTACTCAACAAAAACAAAGAGAAGTGATTCAACAATTAACTTCAAGGATAGATCAGCTTGCCACTCATAACAGGATGTTGGAAaaccaaatagctcaacaagtaAGCTCTTCTAGCAAAGTAcatggaaaacttccaagtcaactagAGAATCCTAGAGAACATTGCAAGGAAGCAATCCTAAGGAGTGGGAAAATTGTGGGAGATGAAAAGAAAGATGAGGtagaagaggaaaagaagaaagaagatgaagacaAGAATGAATCTATTTCAAATCATGATGAAGTTAATGAGGAAGCAAACAAAAAGAAGGaagttgaaaaagaagaagaggaaaagtaTGTGTTTCCACCACCATACAAGCCACCATTGCCATATCCTCAGAGGTTTCAGAAAGCAAAGCTAGATAAGCAGTTTGGGAAATTTTTGAAAGTTTTGAAAAAGTTATACATTAACATCCCATTTACAGATGCAATTTCTCAAATGCCCTCATATGCTAAATTCTTGAAGGAAATTTTATCAAACAAGAGGAGATTAAAAGAGTATGAAACTGTGGCATTAACAAAGGAGTGTAGTGCTCTTTTACAGAATAAGCTTCCACCGAAGTTAAAGGATTGA